From a region of the Halostella litorea genome:
- a CDS encoding biosurfactant protein 1, with amino-acid sequence MTDQYADYEALRPLGEATHVPDDQLASSSGEPRRQRSGGVDTDYPDGPTADETECASCGASIPAGQSKCRFCLTNHLEAADDQDTSTAETTLLHVIQLLVEASTFYGAVGKGSAAATLLARADDDPVVDDCKLIYDLDEEPAPQLVDQWPSLPSATQVTSECGNQLLAAARERTAWTETTQSCHDGEHTTVLYEETGSGVHSEERLASLREDADDDLWLVPAIALQESVGKTDTEQPQREHPNRTHLECRECDRETKHRFRDFEAAPDDEWTGQPMWGCQRCGTPRYGPEPEAGQ; translated from the coding sequence ATGACCGACCAGTACGCCGACTACGAAGCCCTCCGACCGCTCGGCGAAGCGACCCACGTTCCCGACGATCAACTCGCCAGTAGTAGTGGCGAGCCCCGGCGGCAACGCTCTGGTGGCGTCGACACGGACTATCCAGATGGCCCGACAGCAGATGAGACCGAGTGCGCTTCCTGTGGAGCGTCAATCCCCGCTGGCCAGTCGAAGTGCCGATTCTGTCTCACGAACCATCTCGAAGCAGCCGACGATCAGGACACATCGACTGCCGAAACGACTCTCCTCCACGTTATCCAGCTGCTCGTCGAGGCGTCGACGTTCTACGGCGCCGTCGGGAAGGGATCTGCTGCGGCCACCCTCCTCGCGAGGGCAGATGATGACCCAGTAGTCGATGACTGCAAGCTAATCTATGATCTCGACGAGGAACCGGCCCCACAGCTTGTCGATCAGTGGCCCTCGCTCCCCTCGGCGACACAGGTCACGTCTGAATGTGGTAATCAGCTGCTCGCGGCTGCTCGTGAGCGGACGGCGTGGACAGAGACGACGCAGTCCTGTCACGACGGCGAGCACACGACGGTCCTCTACGAGGAAACCGGGAGTGGGGTTCACTCCGAAGAGCGTCTTGCAAGCCTACGTGAGGACGCAGACGACGACCTCTGGCTGGTGCCGGCGATTGCGCTCCAGGAATCCGTTGGCAAGACCGATACCGAACAGCCACAACGCGAGCACCCAAACAGAACTCACCTCGAGTGTCGGGAGTGTGATCGGGAGACTAAGCATCGATTTCGCGATTTCGAGGCTGCCCCCGATGACGAATGGACCGGGCAGCCAATGTGGGGCTGTCAGCGGTGCGGCACGCCACGCTACGGGCCCGAACCCGAAGCCGGTCAGTAA
- a CDS encoding transcription initiation factor IIB — MATRDIYETGFDEDVRTESSANQCPECDGRVTTNAVETICEDCGLVIDEQRIDHGPEWRGFDVDERERTGAPLTAARHDRGLSTEIGRGTDANGNELSGQKRRRLARMRREQTRGRFQSKAERNLAHGLSEVRRISSALELSETTRDQACQLFRSAQNEDLLQGRSIEAMAAASVYGACRCNGRPRTLDDITESARVEQSRVTNAYTTLNTELGLPAQPVTPSAFVPQLASELDVSDQIRQRARQLAEASESTGATTGVRPSGFAAACLYKAGREDGRWLTQSDVADVANVSVVTVRTHRDALDELAV; from the coding sequence ATGGCAACCAGAGACATCTACGAAACTGGCTTTGACGAAGACGTCCGAACGGAATCGAGTGCGAACCAGTGTCCCGAGTGCGACGGCCGGGTCACCACCAACGCAGTCGAAACCATCTGCGAGGATTGTGGCCTGGTCATCGACGAGCAGCGGATCGACCACGGGCCAGAGTGGCGAGGGTTCGACGTAGACGAACGGGAGCGCACGGGTGCTCCGTTGACGGCGGCACGACACGATCGAGGGTTATCGACGGAGATCGGCCGCGGGACCGATGCGAACGGGAACGAACTCTCAGGACAGAAGCGACGGCGGCTCGCTCGGATGCGGCGTGAACAGACCCGTGGGCGGTTTCAGTCGAAAGCTGAACGCAACCTCGCACACGGGCTTAGTGAAGTCCGCCGGATCAGTAGTGCGCTCGAACTATCTGAGACGACCCGTGACCAGGCCTGCCAACTATTCCGTAGCGCTCAGAACGAGGACCTCCTGCAGGGCCGGTCGATCGAGGCGATGGCCGCCGCGAGTGTCTACGGCGCGTGTCGGTGTAACGGGCGGCCGCGAACGCTCGACGACATCACCGAGTCGGCGCGCGTCGAGCAATCGCGGGTGACGAACGCATACACGACGCTGAATACGGAACTTGGCCTGCCGGCCCAGCCGGTGACGCCCAGTGCGTTCGTTCCGCAGTTGGCCTCGGAGCTCGACGTCTCCGATCAAATCCGGCAGCGGGCTCGGCAGCTGGCAGAAGCATCGGAATCAACCGGGGCAACCACGGGAGTTCGGCCGTCCGGGTTCGCCGCAGCCTGTCTGTACAAGGCCGGACGCGAAGACGGACGGTGGCTCACCCAGTCGGACGTCGCTGACGTTGCGAACGTCTCGGTAGTCACCGTGCGGACCCACCGCGATGCGCTGGACGAACTGGCTGTCTAA